GACTGCTCTGAGCTTCGAGGAGTTCTTTGCCGTCGAGCACGACCGTCTCTACCGGGCCCTCTGCCTGGTCACTCGCAACAGGCACGAGGCGGAGGAGATCATGCAGGACGCCTTTCTGGCGTTGTGGGCGAGGTGGGAACGCATCTCCAACGATGTGGACGATCCCACTGCCTACCTCTACCGAAGCGCGATGAACGCGTTCCGCAGGCGCCGCCGGCGTGCGGCGCTCGCCGCCCGCAAGGCCGTCCGCCTCATTCCGACCGACGACAGCATCGAGCGGATCGAAGAGCAGGAGGCGATCGTTCGAGCGCTTGCGGCCTTGACGCCCAAGCAACGGGCCGCCGTCGTGCTGACGAACCTCCTTGAGTTCACGGCTGAAGAGGCCGGGTCCTTCCTCGGCTTGTCTCCCGGCGCCGTTCGCACGTTGGCGTCCCGGGGGCGGGCCGACCTTCGACGACAGGTAGGTGAAGAGCCATGAGCGACGATCTGAAGCGTGATCTGGCCCATGCGGCGCGCCACTACGCGTCGCCCGAGGACGCCCTACGGCGACTGGAGCGAAGGCGGGATCGCAAGCGGCGCCACGGCAGGCTGGGCGCCCTGGTAGTGGGCCTCACCGTCGCCGCTCTTTCCGTCTGGCTGGTGTCGTCCGCCCTGCAAACCGGCCACGGCCCTCACCCGGGGTCGGAGCCGACCCCCACAGCGGTCTCGCCGAGCAACGGCCCGCTGCCGAACGCCCCGCTCCTGTACGCCAAGAAGCTTCCCGATGGATGGAACCTGTTTTCCTTCGACCCGTCGACCGGGCAGGAGCGGCGCATCACCACCGGGGTCCGGGACTACAGCTCGGACTGGTCCCCTGATGGCACCAAGATCGTCTACGACAGCGAGCACATCGACTCGGGCACGTACGACATCGTGGTGGCGAACGCCGATGGGACCCATCCGACCGTGCTCGGACCGGGACAGGACCCCGCCTGGTCCCCGGATGGGACTCGCATCGCCTACGTCGGCGGCGGTGGCAGGATCTGGGTGATGAACACCGACGGATCCGATGCCCACCCCGTCACGGAGGGCGCAGCCTCCGGCACGGGGACGGGTGATGACGCCGCCTACGACTGGCATCCG
The Actinomycetota bacterium DNA segment above includes these coding regions:
- a CDS encoding RNA polymerase sigma factor, producing the protein MEVTAPHPRYEGTALSFEEFFAVEHDRLYRALCLVTRNRHEAEEIMQDAFLALWARWERISNDVDDPTAYLYRSAMNAFRRRRRRAALAARKAVRLIPTDDSIERIEEQEAIVRALAALTPKQRAAVVLTNLLEFTAEEAGSFLGLSPGAVRTLASRGRADLRRQVGEEP